A genomic window from Elaeis guineensis isolate ETL-2024a chromosome 3, EG11, whole genome shotgun sequence includes:
- the LOC105040591 gene encoding LOW QUALITY PROTEIN: uncharacterized protein (The sequence of the model RefSeq protein was modified relative to this genomic sequence to represent the inferred CDS: inserted 2 bases in 2 codons), with the protein MEKASKISPFRLSSLLRLEKNPSLALELFRNPRATAPATPPKPFRYSARSYDLIICKLGRARMFAEMEDVLHQMSVETRFTPKEALFCHVISFYGRAHMPSXALHAFERIASFRCRRTIRSFNSLLHAMINCGDLERVQSLWRDLDEREFVPDACTYNVLIRAATLSGSLXEAWDLFDEMRRKGIRPSVATFGTMVSALCVNSKLDEAFGLEKEMLKLYGVKPNVYIYTSLIKGLCNTNKLDLALKLKEKIILDKDIKLDSAMYSTLIRALFRDGRKGEVVGILEEMKEKGTKPDTVTYNAMIAGFCEDEKDFDAAFEVLNEMARNGCKPDVVSYNTIIAGFCRERRWRHASELFEDMPRRGCRPDVVTYRTLFEGMSDAGEFKEAGLLLDEMVFKGYAPGAVSVRKLVEGLSGEGAGDRVGPALCSLAKVNAAGVEVWEKAIGGLLNESELLKIVKLMDRLRMD; encoded by the exons ATGGAGAAAGCCAGCAAGATCTCTCCTTTCCGCCTCTCCTCCCTTCTCCGCCTCGAGAAAAATCCTAGCCTTGCCCTCGAGCTCTTTCGAAACCCTAGGGCCACCGCGCCCGCGACGCCCCCGAAGCCGTTCCGTTACAGTGCCCGGTCCTACGACCTTATCATCTGCAAGCTCGGCAGGGCGCGGATGTTCGCCGAGATGGAGGACGTTCTCCACCAGATGAGCGTCGAGACCCGGTTCACCCCCAAGGAGGCCCTCTTCTGCCACGTTATCTCCTTCTATGGCCGGGCCCACATGCCGT CCGCCCTCCACGCCTTCGAACGGATCGCGTCCTTCCGGTGCCGGCGGACCATCCGGTCTTTCAATTCCCTTCTCCACGCGATGATCAACTGCGGAGATCTCGAAAGGGTCCAGTCCTTGTGGCGAGATCTCGACGAGCGCGAGTTCGTTCCGGATGCGTGCACCTATAACGTGTTGATCCGTGCCGCGACGTTGTCCGGGTCGC GGGAAGCCTGGGACCTGTTCGACGAAATGCGAAGGAAGGGGATTCGGCCGAGCGTCGCCACTTTTGGGACTATGGTCTCTGCTCTCTGCGTGAACTCGAAGCTAGATGAAGCCTTTGGATTAGAAAAGGAGATGCTGAAATTGTACGGCGTGAAGCCTAACGTTTACATATACACCTCTCTGATAAAAGGGCTTTGTAATACAAATAAGTTGGACCTCGCCCTCAAGCTTAAAGAGAAGATCATCTTGGACAAGGACATAAAGTTGGACTCAGCGATGTATTCTACTCTAATCCGAGCGCTCTTTCGAGATGGCAGGAAGGGTGAGGTGGTGGggattctggaggagatgaaagaGAAGGGAACAAAGCCCGACACCGTTACCTACAATGCAATGATCGCGGGGTTCTGTGAGGATGAGAAGGACTTCGATGCTGCATTTGAGGTGCTGAACGAGATGGCGAGAAACGGGTGCAAGCCGGATGTGGTGAGTTATAATACGATCATCGCGGGGTTTTGCAGAGAGAGGAGGTGGAGGCATGCGAGTGAGCTGTTCGAAGATATGCCGAGGAGGGGGTGCCGACCTGATGTGGTGACCTACCGAACACTCTTCGAGGGAATGTCCGATGCGGGGGAGTTCAAGGAGGCGGGATTGCTTTTGGACGAGATGGTGTTTAAAGGCTACGCGCCTGGAGCGGTGAGTGTGAGGAAGTTGGTGGAGGGACTCAGTGGAGAAGGAGCGGGTGATCGGGTGGGGCCAGCTTTGTGTAGTTTGGCGAAGGTGAATGCTGCGGGAGTAGAAGTGTGGGAGAAGGCGATCGGGGGCTTGTTGAATGAGTCTGAGCTGTTGAAGATAGTTAAGTTGATGGATCGCTTAAGAATGGATTAG
- the LOC105040590 gene encoding LOW QUALITY PROTEIN: protein HIGH CHLOROPHYLL FLUORESCENCE PHENOTYPE 173, chloroplastic (The sequence of the model RefSeq protein was modified relative to this genomic sequence to represent the inferred CDS: inserted 2 bases in 2 codons) — MGYCFTPASLTSRSSTAAPLHPQGFCSSYTRKSHSSTLHLKVLSLLSKEFIQLTHILDQYKGASRFVYSRSSKGTIFAKSGRQAWDFGRFLRTLYFFNGPPNPVELVRSLIGKLSSPTSSEPLKEMKTSGIVLVTGATGGVGRRVVDILRKKGIPVRVLVRNKEKARTMFGPDVDLIVADVTKEDTLAPEYFKGVRRVINAVSVIVGPKEGDTPDRAKYSQGIKFFEPEIKGDSPEKVEYIGIQNLISAIKNSVGLQDGXLLFGFRGNLSGKLVWGALDDVVMGGVSESMFQVDPTGNEYGGPSGLFKGVVSTANNGGFTSIRTKNFSVPEDLSAYDGIELRVKGDGRRYKLILRTSADWDTVGYTASFDTVKEQWHTIKIPFSSLRPVFRARTMVNAPPFDPSNIISLQLMYSKFEYDGKLNPTFVEGPFQLPFSSMRAYINEPITPRFVHVSSAGVTRPDRPGLDLSRQPPAVRLNKELGFILTYKLKGEDLIRESGIPYAIIRPCALTEEPAGADLIFDQGDNITGKISREEVARICIAALESPHACGKTFEVKSTVPFSEPYKVDPSNPPPEKDYDVYFKTLXDGITGKEALEGSLVPI; from the exons ATGGGGTACTGCTTCACTCCTGCTAGTCTTACTTCACGGTCTTCTACCGCTGCTCCACTCCATCCTCAG GGGTTTTGTTCATCATATACTCGTAAAAGTCATTCCAGCACATTGCATCTAAAGGTGCTATCCCTTCTATCTAAAGAATTTATCCAACTTACCCATATACTGGATCAGTACAAAGGAGCCTCACGCTTTGTATATTCAAGATCATCAAAGGGGACCATATTTGCTAAGTCTGGTCGACAAGCTTGGGATTTTGGTAGATTTTTGAGAACATTGTATTTCTTTAATGGGCCCCCAAATCCTGTCGAG TTAGTCAGGTCTCTGATTGGAAAACTGTCAAGCCCAACCTCCAGTGAACCATTAAAGGAGATGAAAACATCTGGTATAGTCCTGGTAACTGGGGCCACTGGTGGTGTTGGGCGAAGAGTAGTTGACATCTTACGCAAGAAAGGGATACCTGTTCGAGTACTG GTTAGAAATAAAGAGAAGGCAAGAACCATGTTCGGACCAGATGTGGACTTG ATCGTTGCAGACGTTACAAAGGAGGATACATTAGCtcctgaatatttcaaaggagtGAGGCGAGTCATAAATGCGGTTTCTGTTATCGTAGGTCCAAAGGAAGGGGATACTCCTGACAGGGCAAAGTATAGCCAA GGAATTAAATTCTTCGAACCTGAG ATAAAGGGAGATTCACCTGAAAAGGTAGAGTACATTGGAATTCAAAATCTGATCAGTGCCATAAAGAATAGTGTTGGACTACAAGATG AACTGTTATTTGGATTCAGAG GCAATTTATCAGGGAAGCTTGTATGGGGTGCCTTAGATGATGTTGTCATGGGAGGTGTTAGTGAAAGTATGTTTCAGGTTGACCCTACTGGTAACGAATATGGTGGACCAAGTGGGTTGTTCAAag GAGTTGTTTCTACTGCAAACAATGGTGGCTTTACCAGTATCAGGACAAAA AATTTTTCTGTACCTGAGGATCTTTCAGCATATGATGGTATTGAACTTAGAGTTAAAGGTGATGGACGTCGTTACAAGCTTATTTTACGCACTAGCGCTGATTGGGATACTGTAGGATACACTGCTAGCTTTGATACTGTAAAGGAGCAGTGGCATACA ATAAAGATACCTTTTTCGTCTTTGAGGCCTGTATTTCGAGCTCGAACTATGGTTAATGCTCCACCCTTTGATCCAAGCAACATCATTTCACTGCag CTTATGTACAGCAAGTTTGAATATGATGGCAAGCTCAACCCAACATTTGTGGAAGGCCCATTTCAGCTTCCATTTTCAAGCATGCGAGCATACATAAATGAGCCAATCACTCCCAG GTTTGTACATGTGAGTTCTGCAGGAGTTACCCGGCCTGACAGGCCTGGGCTTGATTTAAGCAGACAACCTCCTGCAGTGCGCTTGAACAAGGAGTTGGGCTTCATTCTCACATATAAACTAAAG GGGGAGGATTTGATACGAGAAAGCGGTATTCCATATGCAATAATTCGACCCTGTGCATTGACTGAAGAGCCTGCTGGAGCTGATCTCATATTTGACCAGGGAGACAATATAACG GGGAAAATTTCAAGGGAAGAAGTAGCACGAATATGCATTGCTGCTCTGGAGAGCCCACATGCATGTGGGAAGACTTTTGAG GTCAAAAGTACTGTACCATTTAGTGAGCCATACAAAGTGGACCCTTCAAACCCTCCCCCTGAGAAGGATTATGATGTGTACTTCAAAACTT AAGATGGAATTACAGGGAAAGAAGCATTGGAAGGGAGCTTGGTGCCAATTTGA